The DNA region TCCCGGGCTTGCGAGTAGTCGCCCTGGACGTAGTAGATCTCCGCGAGGTTGAATTCGGTGGACCAGTAGGAGGGGTAGAGTTCGAGGGCCAATTGGAAGTATTCTTTGGCGCTTTCGAAGTCCCGCACATTGACATAACAGGCGCCCATGTGATTGAGAACGTCGGGGTGGTCGGGCACGATTTTCTGGGCCTCCCAGAGTTCCGCGATGGCGTCGATGAAGCGCTTTTGGCCGGAGAGGCGTCGGGATTTTTCCAAGTGATTGAGAAGGCGCTCCCGGTCGGCCAAGCTGAGGCCTTCCATGAGGGCGGCGATGCGCTCCTGGGTGAGCTGCAATTTCTCTTCCGAGGTCAAGTCCTGAGCCGCGCTGGCCAGGGAGAGGGCCAGGGCGAGCAGGAGAGCGAAAAACGAGATGGCTTTCATAGCGGGAGAGGGAGGGGTCTGCGAGTCTGCAAGAGGATGGGAGGGCTTGGGGAATTTTCCAGTGAATTTGCGTCACAAGCGCTGGCGATAGAGTTGCTGCTTTTCGATGAAGTCCTTGACCGCCGGCGGGAGGCTGTCCGGTGGGGCGGGGTCTCCTTGGGCGAGCGCTTCCCGGATCTGGGTGGAGGAGAAGGGGAAGGTCCCGGTCAGTCGCTGGTGGGGGTAGGGGTGCGAGGCCATTTCCTGGCCATCGCGCGCGAAGACCAGGAATTCGACGGTTTCGGCCAGCCGTTCGGGATGACGCCAGCGATCGAGCGCGTTCCATTGGTCGAGCCCGAGGAGCCAGTAGAGCTGGGCCCCCTTCCGCAGGTCTTGGAAATGGAGGGCGGTTTCCCAGGAGTAGCTGGGGGGGGGCGCTTGCAGCTCGAAGTCGCTCACGACGGCCTCTGGAAAGCCGGT from Verrucomicrobiota bacterium includes:
- a CDS encoding tetratricopeptide repeat protein, producing MKAISFFALLLALALSLASAAQDLTSEEKLQLTQERIAALMEGLSLADRERLLNHLEKSRRLSGQKRFIDAIAELWEAQKIVPDHPDVLNHMGACYVNVRDFESAKEYFQLALELYPSYWSTEFNLAEIYYVQGDYSQARERFTTFLERYPKIDSGTRDFIYFKLFLCHLMLEEPEKAEPLLRPYSVDEETPFFYYSQMAWAYYHENEELSEEWRNSATRIFSKEQFTFYDDALAEIGWLFAL
- the nadD gene encoding nicotinate (nicotinamide) nucleotide adenylyltransferase, whose protein sequence is MLRPPRLGLFGGSFDPIHSGHLGLARAAVAQAGLDQIMFLPARRSPHKAQGPIASDAQRLAMLHLAVTGFPEAVVSDFELQAPPPSYSWETALHFQDLRKGAQLYWLLGLDQWNALDRWRHPERLAETVEFLVFARDGQEMASHPYPHQRLTGTFPFSSTQIREALAQGDPAPPDSLPPAVKDFIEKQQLYRQRL